The Rattus rattus isolate New Zealand chromosome 1, Rrattus_CSIRO_v1, whole genome shotgun sequence genome includes a region encoding these proteins:
- the Asb8 gene encoding ankyrin repeat and SOCS box protein 8 isoform X2: protein MVSDADCVELLLEKGAEVNALDGYNRTALHYAAEKDEACVEVLLEYGANPNALDGNRDTPLHWAAFKNNAECVRALLESGASVNALDYNNDTPLSWAAMKGNLESVSILLDYGAEVRVINLKGQTPISRLVALLVRGLGTEKEDSCFELLHRAVGQFELRKNGIMPREVTKDQQLCEKLTVLCSAPGTLKTLARYAVRRSLGLQYLPDAVKGLPLPASLKEYLLLLE, encoded by the exons ATGGTGTCCGACGCCGACTGCGTGGAGTTGCTCCTGGAGAAGGGAGCGGAG gTCAACGCCCTGGATGGCTACAACCGAACGGCCCTCCACTATGCAGCAGAGAAAGATGAGGCTTGCGTGGAGGTCCTGTTGGAATATGGGGCAAATCCCAATGCACTGGATGGCAACAGAGATACCCCGCTTCACTGGGCAGCCTTTAAGAACAATGCCGAGTGTGTGCGGGCCCTGCTGGAGAGCGGGGCCTCTGTCAATGCCCTGGATTACAACAATGACACTCCACTCAGCTGGGCTGCCATGAAGGGAAATCTTGAGAGTGTCAGCATCCTTCTTGACTATGGCGCTGAGGTCAGAGTCATCAACCTAAAAGGCCAGACACCCATCTCCCGCCTGGTGGCTCTGCTGGTGAGAGGActgggaacagagaaagaagactcCTGCTTTGAGCTCCTCCATAGAGCTGTTGGACAGtttgaattaagaaaaaatggCATCATGCCACGAGAAGTGACCAAAGACCAGCAGCTGTGTGAAAAACTGACTGTGTTGTGCTCGGCACCAGGAACTCTTAAAACCCTCGCCCGCTACGCTGTGCGCCGCAGCCTGGGTCTCCAGTATCTGCCCGATGCAGTGAAGGGTCTCCCACTGCCAGCGTCTTTGAAGGAATACCTGTTACTCTTAGAGTAG